The Sphingosinicellaceae bacterium genome includes the window CGAATTCGGCGGCCAGGGTGTTGCCTCCGCGCGCACCATGACGGCGGGCATCCTGCAGGAGCCGGTCGAGCGCGTCCGCATCGTCACCGGCGACGTCGGCGGCGGCTTCGGCATGAAGGCCTTCATGTACCCCGAGTATTTCCTCGTGCTGTACGCGGCGAAGCAACTCGGCCGCACGGTCAAGTGGACCGGCGACCGCGGCGACGCCTTCCAGTCCGACACCCACGGCCGCGCCATGGTCAGCGAGGGCGCGCTCGGCTTCGACGCCGACGGCCGCATCACCGGGCTCCATGTCGAGACCTGGTCCGACCTCGGCGCCTACCAGTCGACCTTTGGCCCCGCCATCCAGACCTTCGCCGGCGGCCGCATCATGGGCGGCGTCTACCGCATCCCCGTCATCCACAACCACGTCCACGGTGTCGTCACCAACACCGCGCCGGTCGATGCCTATCGCGGTGCCGGGCGTCCCGAATCGGCGTACGTGATGGAGCGCCTCGTCGAGGCCGCCGCCCGCGAGCTCGGGCTCACCATCGACGAGATCCGCCGTCGCAACCTGCTGACGCCCGCCGAACTGCCCCACGATAACGGCCTCGGCCTGACGTTCGACATCGGTGATTTCCTCGCGGTGCTCGCCAAGGCCCAGCGCCAGTCCGACTGGGACGGCTTCCCCACCCGCAAGGCCGCCGCCGCCCGCGCCGGCAAGCGCTATGGCCGCGGCATGGCCTATTATGTCGAGATCGCCGGCGGCGGTAGCACCGAGGAGTTCGCCGACATCCGCGTCGCCTCGGACGGCATCGTCGAAGTCGCGGTCGGCACCCAGTCGAACGGCCAAGGCCATGAAACCGCCTACGCGCAGGTCGTCGCCGAGCGTCTCGGCATCGATTCCGAACAGGTCCGCATCGTCCAGGGCGACACCGACCGGCTCGAGGTCGGCAACGGTACCGGCGGCTCGCGCAGTATGGCGTGGGGCGGCGCCGCCTCGCAGCTCGCCGCCGACGAGATGGTCGCCCGCGGCATCGCACTTGCCGCCGCCGACCTCGGCGGCGACGTCGACTATGAGGCCGGCGTGTTCCGCAGCCGCGCCACCAATCGCACCCTCAGCCTTGGCGAGCTCGCGACTGCGCACCCCCAGGGCCTCGACGGCCGCACCAGCTACAAGCCGGCGAACCCTGCCGCGACCTTCCCCAACGGCTGCCACATCGCCGAAGTCGAGGTCGACCCCGACACCGGCAAGGTCCGCGTCGCGCGCTACAGCCTCGTCGACGACTTCGGCACGCTGGTGAACCCGATGCTTGTCGAGGGCCAGATCCACGGCGGCGTCGCGCAGGGCCTCGGCCAGGCGATTCTCGAGAACGTCGTCTACGACGCCGACGCGCAGCTTCAGACCGGCAGCTTCATGGACTACGGCGTCCCTCGCGCCGACGACATGCCCGACACCATCGGCTTCGACACCCTACCGACCCCGAGCCCGACCAACCCGCTCGGCGTCAAGGGCTGCGGCGAGGCCGGCACCATCGGCGCGATGCCGTCCGTCATGAACGCGATCATCGACGCGCTCGACGGAACGCAGGTCGAGATGCCCGCCACGCCGGAGAAATTGTGGCGGATATGCCGGGGCCTGGAATTGGCTGTGGCGGCGGAGTGACCTTCTACCCTCCCCCCCCAAGGGGGGAGGGTCAAGCCCGCGACCTGAGCGCCACCACCAACCCACTCAGCGCCAGCACCACCCCCAACCCCGCGCCCCAGGTCCACACGAACCCCTCGAACACCGTCGACAGCGTCATCGCCACGACCGGTACGATGACGTTGACATACCCCGCCCGCGCCGGCCCGATCTCGCGGATCAGCGCGTAGTACAGCCGGAACGCCAGCGCCGACGCAACGACCGCGAGGTACGTCACGCCCGCCGCATAGGTCCAGCGCAGCTCGACCACCGGCGGCCCGCTGCTCGCCCAGGCCCAGGCCGCCGACATCAGCCCGCCGTACAGCATCGCCGCCGCGATCAGACCCTCGAGCGGCAACGCCCGCGCCCGCGCGCTGCCCTGGATGACGTTGGCGACCGACGCGCCGAGCACCGCACCCGCGGCCAGCGCCAGCCCGATGCCGACGTCGGCGCCGCGCACGTCGAGGTCGTGGCCGACCAGCAGCGCCACGCCGGCGATGCCCATGACGCTGCCGACGACGAATAGCGGCGCGATGCGCTGGCCGAGAAACACCCGCGCCAGCAAGGTGTTCGGCACCACGATCAGCGAGAACACCAGCGCCACCAGCCCCGAGGTGACATAGGTCTCGGCCGCATAGACCAGGTTGAAGTTGAGCAGGAACTGCACCGACCCCGCCGCCACCGCCAGCGCGTGGCCCGCCGGTCCCATCCGCAGCGGCCGCCGCAGCACCACGCACATCAGCACCACCACGACGCTGGCGATCAGGAAGCGGTAGCTGACCGACCACGCCGGCGGCACCACCCCGAGCTGGCCCTTGATGACCAGCCACGTCGACCCCCAGATCAGCGACAGCAGCACGAACTGCACGATCGTCGCCGGGTGGACGCGCCGCTTGTTCGGCCCGGCGGTGATCGGCTGGTGTTCGGCGTTCATGGTGGTGATGCCGGCAGAGCGGCGAGCGCCGTCGTCAGCGCCGCGATATCAGCCGCCGGGGTATCCCACGCCACCACCAGCCGGACGTCCCCCGACCCGGCATCGTTCCAGTCGTAAAAATCGAAGCCCTGCGCCCTGAGCGCGCCAGCATGCTCGCCGAGCGCCGCGAACACCTCGTTCGCCTCGACCGGCGCGAGCAGCCGCGCGCCCGCCGCCGCACCAATCCTCGCCGCCCCGGCATTGGCGGCCGCGGCGTTCCGGCCCGCGGCCCCGGTCTCGATCATCGCCAGCAGCTGCGCCGCCTGGAACCGTCCCTTGCTCGGCATCTGCCCGGCCCGCTTGCGCCTGAACCGCAGGTCGTCGGCGAGCCCGGCCTCGAACACCACGATCGCCTCCGCCGTCATGCCGCCGTTCTTGATCGCCCCGAAGCTCAGCGCCGCGGCGCCAGCGCCGGCGCTGATCTCGCCGGGGTGGCAGCCGAGGTAGGCGACCGCATTGGCGAAGCGCGCGCCGTCGACGTGAAGCCGCCAGCCCTTCGCCCTCGCATAGTCCCCGAGCGCCGCCATCTCGGCGGGCGTATAGACCGTGCCGCTCTCGGTCGCCTGGGTCAGTGACAGCACCCGCGGCTGGACCTGGTGGACGCCGCCGCGGTAGCTCGCGAGCCCTGCGTCGATCCCGGCCGGGGTCAACTTGCCGTGAGCACCGTCGACCAGCATCAGCTTCGCGCCGCCGGTGAAAAACTCCGGCGCGCCGCACTCGTCGACGTTGATGTGCGCCTCGCGGTGGCAAACGACCGCGCCGTACGGCGGCGTCATCGCGGCGAGCGCCAGTGCGTTGGCGGCGGTCCCGGTCGACACCGCGAACACCGTGCACGGCGCCCCGAAATAGTCACCGAACACCCCGTCGAGCCGCCCGCTCCAGTCGTCGCCGTCATAGGCGCGTGTCGTCGCGCGGTTCGCCGCGACGACCGCAGCGAGCACTTCGTCGCACGCGGCGGCGGCATTGTCGGACATGAAGTTCATCGACTACCGGCTAGGGGGTCGCAGCGATGGGGGCAAGCGCGTCGGCACGGGGCACCGGCTCCGGCGCGTCCTCCCACCCGGTCCGCGGCAATTTCGCCAGCTCCGCCAGCGTCGGAAAGTCGGGCTCCATGTCGATGTCCGCGGCGCGCGCCTTCGCCTCTGCCTCGCTCATGTGCGCGGCGAGGCCCATTTCGATGCCGACCCGCGTCCGCCGCTCGAGCTTGCGGCGCGAGCTCTCGAGCATGTGCGGCGACAGCTCGATCGTCCGGTAACGGGTGCGCCCGGCATCGCCGCGTGCGACCAGCTTGAGCATGATATCGGGACGCTGGCGGTGGATCGTCGTGGTCGCGCCGTCGGCCGCGGTCCGGGTCTCGACATAGCCGGCGACCGCGCCCTCGAACAGCGCATCCTCGATCAGGCCGTGGGCCTGGAGCTTGGCCTTGGCCCAGCCGTACGCGAAGTCGGCATCACGGTTGCGCACGTCGTAGGCACCGCTTTGGCTGCCGCCGACCTCGGTCGCGGCGCGCGCGACGCTGCCGTGTCCGGCGAGCGAAACCAGGAACGCCGCGCAGGTCGCGGCATCCCAGGCGCGGTAGCTGTGGACCCGCCAGGCGGCCCCGTTCGCGGTCGCCGTCGCAGCCCGGATCTGCGCGTCGAAGCGCTTGTCGGCCCTGCGCTGGTGATTGACCGCGTTGCGCGTGACGCCCGCCACCTTCGCCGCCCGGGTCATGTTCCCGGTCGCGGCGAGAGCCTTCAGCAACACCGCGCGCACGGCCGGCGTCGTCAGGCAGACCTTCCCGATCGTCATCCGTTCCCCTCCGAGTGTTCTCGTACGGGCCGACAATGGACTATTGGGCCTGTTTTGTCAACCGGTTTGTGCGTATTTGGTTGTTTTCGGGCGGCGTAGCAAGCGAGGGCGGCAGGCTGGCACGACCGGGGTCGGGATCGACCGGGCGTTGGAGTTCGTCACTCACCGCACCGATCCAGTCGCCGCCGACCAGCCAGTTACCGTAGGTCGCTTGCCAGCGCCCCCGCGCACCGACGCATCGCTCGACATGTCCGGCAAGCATCGGATCGGCGGCGTGGCGGAGTGCAAACAGGCCCTCACTGACACGCTTGAACGTCACCTGCCCGAATGGGGTCGAGACTTTGCCCGGCAGATTCGCGCCGGACTGTGCCCGCGGCTCCGCCTCCGCAGGCGAGTGTGGAGGCGCAGCCGGTGACCCGCCCGACGCCTGCCGTATCCCGAACTTGCCTTCCCAGTCCCAGATGTGCGGCCGGTGGCTCGCAACCAGTTCGGCGCAGACCGCGTCCAGGCGGGCGCGCGACATCCGCGCCGCAAACAGGAACGGTGCCCGGAGCAGCGAGCCGGTGTCGCGGTCGTTCTCCCACCAACGCTTGAACAGGTCCGCCCTGACGATCGGAACTTTGCCGTCCGACGTCGCCGACTTGCGGCCAATGAACGTCGTCGGCGAGACCACGACGACCCCCGTCACGCCCTCAAGCCCGTTCATGCCCTGTACTTTGAACCAGTCCGCCAACACTGCCGCGTGCCGTTTTGCCTGCTCGACCGGCGACGCGATCGCAACTGGGCGCCCCTTGCCCCGAGGCCCGTACCAGGCGGTCCATTCACCGCGGGCATTGCACTGCAAGCTGGCATTGAGGGCCTTGGTCTCGAGCGCATAGACGAACCGGTAGCGCGAGACGACGACGTGGTCGATCTGGGCGACGCGACCACCGTGCTCGATCCGCAAGTCGTGGATAACGTGAATGTTGGGGTTGTCGCGAAGCGCGAAGTCGAGGTGATAGGCAACGTTGCCCTCGCCGCGGGCGCCGGCCCGGATCGATGTAATCTCGTGCGCGATCAGCTCGCGCTGGCGCGCCGACAGAGCGGGTCGCGACAGCAGGTTTTCAAGCGTCGCGAGGTCGCCGCGGCGGTCGTCGGCAGTCTTCAGCAGCATAGTTTCGCGCTCCTTGCGATGCGATCCCTGCGATCCGGTCCCTGCGGTCGGGTTCCTGCGATCGCCTATCTCGCCGCCCCAATTCGGCGGCCGCGTCTCGCCACACCGCATGCCGGACGAGCGCGGGACGGGCAGGCAGGACAGGCCGCCCTCGCTGCCTCCGCTCGCGCTCGCCTCGGCTGGAAAAGCCCACCGCGACAGTCTGTTTCAGCTCCTCGGGCGCGCTCTTCATTTGTCCGCCCCGGGATGCTGGCGAGCGCCAGTATCCCGGGTGGCGCAAGTATCGGGAGTGCTCGCCCCGCACCGCCACGGACACTCGCATTCGCCAGAATGACCAGCGGGCCCTAACAGTTCACGCCGCGCCGACGTCGCATCAACCGAAATCAAATCGTCCGCCCGCCTCACGCGAACCCCCGAGGCAGCGGATGCTGCCCCGGGGGTAGGTCGTTCTGCTCCGGTCGGTAGGCGCTGATCAGAAGCCGACAGTTAGCGTTGCCTTGACGCCGTTGTCCTTGGTGTTCTTGCCGAGCACACCGCTGTAGCCGGCACCGAGCGTGACGTTCTTGGCGACGGTTGCATCGACGCCGAGTTCACCCGCGAAGGCCGACGTGTCGAGTGCGACGCCGCGGATCGCCGCCGCCGTCGACGTGCCCTGGATGGTCACCAGCGAGACTGGCGAACGGTCGCCGGTGGTCCGCTGGTAGCCCGCCGAACCCCGCAGCCAGGCCGAGCTGCCGAGCAGGATGCTGCCTCGCAGACCGGCGGTCAGGTACGTCGTGTCGTACTTGTCCTTGGCGATGTTGAGACCGGTGAAGCCGCCCGCCTCGCTGAAGCCATCGAGGTTGTACTTGACGTAGGCGGCCCGGAAGAACGGCTCGACCCGGGTGTTTGCCGCCGCGGCCAGGTCGTAGCTGACGTCGCCGAAGACCTGGTAGCTGGTGCCGCCGGTCTTGCCGGTGAGAGCCTGCGACGTACCCGGGAAGCTGACGGTCCGGTTCTCGGTGCTGCGAACGTGGCTCGCGGCGCCGCCGATGCCGAAGGCGATGCCCTTGTCGGCACGGTAGCCGGCGTAGACGCCGCCGCCCGTGCTCTTGACCTTGCCCTTGCCGAGACCGCGGGTGTCGACGTCGCTCTCGAGGTAGTTGAACAGGCCACCGACCTTCCAGTCGCCGAAGCTGGCGTCGACGCCGGTGATGACACCCTTCGCGTCGATGCTCAGGTGGCTGCCATTGCCGTCACTGGAGCTCTTGGTCCACGAGCCGATGCCGCGGGCCCAGACACTGACGTTGTGCTCGTCGGTGCCGGTGGTGTTGACGCCGTTCGTGGCGCCGCCGGTGCCGCCGAGGCTGGCGCCGAGACGGTCCAGCGCGGCTTCACGCACGTAGCGGGTATCGGCCATCGCGGTGCGGCTGTTGGCACTGGTGACTTCGCCGGTCAGCTGGTTGAGCGAAGCCCCGAGTGCCCCACCGCTCTGCAGGAAGATGTTGAAGAAGCTTTGCGGGTTGAAGCCGGCAGTGACCGACGTGTCGAACGCGGCGGCGATGTTGGTGATGTTCGACGAACCGCCCGCACCGCTGCCGAGCAGACCGACGATCGAGGCCGGGGCAAGGGTCAGCTTCACGTCCGTCGCACTGTAGACCAGGGTCGGCTTGAAGGCCTGGATGAACCCGGTGGTGGTCGGCGTGAAGGCGCCGGTCCGGCCGCCGGCGGCGGTCAGGATCTGGTACGTGGTCCCGAAGATCGCCGGAGTAGCACCGGCGACCAGCGCGATGTTGGCACCGTTCAGCGCCGCCGTGCCGGTGACCACCAATTTGTCCGAAACCGCACCCGATATCTCGGCGGCATAGGTCGAGCCGGCGGTGAAGGTCGCGTTGCCGGCGACCGTGAAGGTCCCGGGGCTCAGGCCCGGGGCAACGGTGCCGCCGGCTTGCACGACCAGCCCGACGATCGTGCCGGTACCGCCGAGCGTGCCGCCGGCCCCGACGGTGACCACCGATGCGGTCAGCGCGCCGTTGACGTCGAGGCGACCCGCCGCGACCGTCGTGCCGCCGGTGAAGCCGCTGCTGTTGGTCAATGTCAGCACGCCCGTGCCGACCTTGGTGATGCCGCCGACGTTGCCGATCTCGCCGGTCAGGGTGAAGGCACCCGTCCCGGAGTCGATGCGGCCCGCACCCGTTGTCTGGATATTGTTCGCGACGACCAGCCCGGTGACGCCGGACTTGAGCGTCGCGCCGTCGTTGATGGTCAGGTAGCCGGTGCCCGCCGCGGTGTTCGTGCCGAGCGTCACGGTGCCCTGGTTGATGCCGAGGCCGGCCGCGAAGGTGTTGGCGCAGTTGAGGATCAGATTGCCGGTGCCGACCTGTGACAGCGAGCCCGGCCCGGTGATCACCCCGTTCACCGTCATCGTGAACGCCTTGGTGTCGATACGCGCCGCGCCGGTCAGGTCGACCTGATTGCCGAGCACGATGTTGTCGGCACCCGAGGCGAGGATCGCCTGGTCGTCGATGGTGATCAGGCCGGTGCTGGCGGCAGCGCTGTTGCCCAGCGTCACGGTGCCCTTGTTGATGCCGAGGTTGCCGGTGAACGTGTTGTGGCCGTTGAGGATCAGGTTGCCGGTGCCGATCATCGACAGCGAGCCCGGCCCGGTGACTTGGCCGTTGAGGACCACCGTGCTGGCCTTGGTGTCAATGCGCGCCGCACCCGCGTTCAGGTTGACGTGGTTGCCGACCACCAGATCGGCGCTCGCCGCCAGTATCGCCTGGTCGTCGATGGTAATCAGCCCGGTGCTGGCGGCATCGCTGTTGCCCAGCGTCACGGTGCCCTTGTTGATGTCGAGGTTGCCGGTGAACGTGTTGTGGCCGTTGAGGACCAGGTTGCCGGTGCCGACCTGCGACAGCGAGCCCGGCCCGGTGATCACCCCGTTCACCGTCATCGTGAACGCCTTGGTATCGATACGCGCCGCGCCGGTCAGGTCGACCTGATTGCCGAGCACGATGTTGTCGGCACCCGAGGCGAGGATCGCCTGGTCGTCAATGGTGATCAGGCCGGTGCTGGCGGCAGCGCTGTTGCCCAGCGTCACGGTGCCCTTGTTGATGCCGAGGTTGCCGGTGAACGTGTTGTGGCCGTTCAGGATCAGGTCGCCAGTACCGATCTGGGAGATCGAGCCGCCACCGCTGATAATACCGTCCAACTGCAGGGTACCAGGGCCGGAGTCGATGCGTGCTCCGCCGAGGGTGATGACATCGTTCGCCAGCCCTGGGCCCGTCGTGTTGGTCGTCAGGATGGTCTGGTCGGCCATTACCAGGACACCGGTACCGAGCGCAGCATTGTCACCGACCGTTAGCGTTCCAGCCGTCAGGAGAGTGTTGCCGGAGTAGGTGTTGGCCGCGTTGAGGACGAGGTTGCCCAGGCCCTGCTTGGTGATCGAACCGGTACCGCCGATGGTTGCGTCGATCGTTGCGGTGACACCGGTTGCGGTCTGGATGATGTCGCCGGCCGTAACGGTCAGGCCGCCGGCACCGGTGGCGGTGACGTGATAGCCGTCGAGTTGGAACTGCAGCTGCGAGAAGTTCTCGTTCTCCTGCAGCTCGACCGTACCGGCACTCGCACCAGCGAAGATCGCGACGGCGTTCTGCCAACTGGCGTTGAGCTGGAATGGATCAGAGGTCCAGTTGGTGTTGAGATTGTTCCAGACGCCCGAGCCGCCCAGGACCGTGCCGGGGACTTCGCCGGTCATGTCGGTACCGTCCCAATACTGGATCAGGTCGCCGGGCGCAGTAACGATGAGGTTGACCTGACCGGAGACCAGAGTTTCGATCGTGCCGCTATAGCCGCCGGGCAGCGTGACGACATCCAGGCCGTTGTCGGTCAATGCGCCGCCGTAGGTGAAGAGGTTGTAGACGCCGAGACCGAACGTATGCGAGTCGCTCACGTTAAGCAGGCCGTCGAGCGTGAGCGCGCCGGTGACGACGGTACGGTCGTTCCACACGGAGGACAGGACGTTGGCCTCGCCGAGCTCGTAGTTGACGAGCGTCGAGTTGTTCAGGAACAGCGAGCCAACCGTCAACGTACCCGGCGAGTCGCCGGGGGCGAGGATTGCGTTGTCCTGCAGAGTGACGTCACCGGCGATCGAGCCGGTACCCTGTAGTGTCGCGCCGTCAAACACCAGCACCGAACTCACGGCGTTGGTCAGCGCGCCATCGACGCGGAGCGTACCGTTGCGCACCTGAAGGTCAGCGTTGACGCCGTTGCCCGAGTTCGCGAGTGTCAGGACACCGTCGCCAAGCTTGTAGATTGTGTTGCCAGCGCCAGTGATCGCGCCGGTCAGCGCCAGGTCCCTGCCGCCGCCGAGGCTGGTGTTGCCTGCGCTGACGTTGACGGCGTTGCCGACGGTGAGTGCACCCCCGCTGTTGTTGACGATGCCGCTGCCAGCGCCGAGCGTGACCAAGCCCGTGCCGAGGGCATCGTTGGCGCCCACCGAAGCGACTGCGTTCGTCAATACCGTTCCACCCGAGTAGGTGTTGGGACCGTCCGCGTCGGTACCGAGAATGATCAGGTTGCCAGGCGTCGAACCGTCGGTGATCAGGCCGCCTGCACCCGTGATGCGTCCGGCCAGGGTTACGTTGTTGCCGTCACTCTCGACCAATCCGGTAGCCGAGTTGAAGGTCGGACCAGAGGTGCCGATCAGGCCGACCGTGAGCTGACCATTGAGGCGTATGTCGTTGGCGATGGTGATCGCCTGG containing:
- a CDS encoding autotransporter-associated beta strand repeat-containing protein codes for the protein MVESRSVTGLGASFARLAAPARSARRSRSAMVALLLAGAAMNATGARAATALDLSGLSVPLANLDTASVNYDFVQNGIALLSSSSNYSFGGILRDGTGVQVFSLHKAGVNTLTLTGANTYSGDTVVNAGILQAGAAHTLSANSKMIVNAMLDLAGGDQTVAGLSGNGDNINSGVAAVLMIDLASGLETYGGPISGAGAAIKIVKSGAGQQNLHGHSSYTGGTDIAGGTLGFGAADSLGTGKITFTGAGGTLVANGTNTVLANAIQLNFDANIDGGGHAPTLTGLITGTGLLTKTDGGTLQIDNVFNDYGGTVVTQGTLLLGNSNVLGFGALTITGNSRVNAISSQSLDNAVVLQGGNMTVDSPGTTLELDGIVSGTGGINVSDGATLILGSANTYSGATQLDGSTLGIRDGLAIGGGANPILAFNSALASYGVNLTVANTIRVHGDFTVDTNGYVLTLSGPINDVNGANQGALNVIGGGRLVLTAASNNYTLGTTVSNSVLEVSSNAQLGNGNAGIALNSGELRIDGTGFTATTRVLTLTGLLNRINVVDAGATVALGLVTGGGNLVKDGLGAISLTGTNFQGETSAGSGVINFDTNGAFGTGSILVQGGNIVTATNGLTLANTIALTGGGGEIHADGNDLTLNGLIYSVGKLVKSGSGAFNINNVNTYSGGTHITDGTVRVGASGALGSGTIEMEDFARLTTSVDATLTNAIVINSHVHIDGGGTHTLNLTGDISGTGNIHMWSEAGTVALSGNNTYSGGTDVEFGTLRVDSSTGTGNTRVEAAARLQGVGSLADATVHSGGTLAPGNSAGTISFANLTLDSGSLLDFELAAPGTTGSGVNDFIIVNGNLSLGATFNFTDLGGFGAGTYHLINYTGILSGTGPVLGTVPSGFGSFTFVTGGGFVDLVVTTLASSIQYWDGGNVVGNNVINGGTGTWNTAGQNWTNSAGSTNTGWGSDTAIFAGVVPGVVTVAGTQNFNKLEFDLTGYTLTGGTLHAGGAGEVDVAASVTATINSAISGSVGLIKTGDGTLSLGGTNSMTGGVHVAAGTLEVASTGALGFGTFNIDAGTVIKLDSGFANNTVVNGVGGAGATFDTTPFNITLSGDIVGTGTITKTGAAALALSGDNSGFSGGINLTEGRLSLLSSNAAGTGPITTTGSTISYANGIASVAPIIVNSNTTQLFVLAGDKATQAGAISELNGPRAIFKIGGGNLVLTGANTISGPVILNDGTLTVAGGNNLGSGTLDANANVRLDVGLVGGQAITIANDIRLNGQLTVGLIGTSGPTFNSATGLVESDGNNVTLAGRITGAGGLITDGSTPGNLIILGTDADGPNTYSGGTVLTNAVASVGANDALGTGLVTLGAGSGIVNNSGGALTVGNAVNVSAGNTSLGGGRDLALTGAITGAGNTIYKLGDGVLTLANSGNGVNADLQVRNGTLRVDGALTNAVSSVLVFDGATLQGTGSIAGDVTLQDNAILAPGDSPGTLTVGSLFLNNSTLVNYELGEANVLSSVWNDRTVVTGALTLDGLLNVSDSHTFGLGVYNLFTYGGALTDNGLDVVTLPGGYSGTIETLVSGQVNLIVTAPGDLIQYWDGTDMTGEVPGTVLGGSGVWNNLNTNWTSDPFQLNASWQNAVAIFAGASAGTVELQENENFSQLQFQLDGYHVTATGAGGLTVTAGDIIQTATGVTATIDATIGGTGSITKQGLGNLVLNAANTYSGNTLLTAGTLTVGDNAALGTGVLVMADQTILTTNTTGPGLANDVITLGGARIDSGPGTLQLDGIISGGGSISQIGTGDLILNGHNTFTGNLGINKGTVTLGNSAAASTGLITIDDQAILASGADNIVLGNQVDLTGAARIDTKAFTMTVNGVITGPGSLSQVGTGNLVLNGHNTFTGNLDINKGTVTLGNSDAASTGLITIDDQAILAASADLVVGNHVNLNAGAARIDTKASTVVLNGQVTGPGSLSMIGTGNLILNGHNTFTGNLGINKGTVTLGNSAAASTGLITIDDQAILASGADNIVLGNQVDLTGAARIDTKAFTMTVNGVITGPGSLSQVGTGNLILNCANTFAAGLGINQGTVTLGTNTAAGTGYLTINDGATLKSGVTGLVVANNIQTTGAGRIDSGTGAFTLTGEIGNVGGITKVGTGVLTLTNSSGFTGGTTVAAGRLDVNGALTASVVTVGAGGTLGGTGTIVGLVVQAGGTVAPGLSPGTFTVAGNATFTAGSTYAAEISGAVSDKLVVTGTAALNGANIALVAGATPAIFGTTYQILTAAGGRTGAFTPTTTGFIQAFKPTLVYSATDVKLTLAPASIVGLLGSGAGGSSNITNIAAAFDTSVTAGFNPQSFFNIFLQSGGALGASLNQLTGEVTSANSRTAMADTRYVREAALDRLGASLGGTGGATNGVNTTGTDEHNVSVWARGIGSWTKSSSDGNGSHLSIDAKGVITGVDASFGDWKVGGLFNYLESDVDTRGLGKGKVKSTGGGVYAGYRADKGIAFGIGGAASHVRSTENRTVSFPGTSQALTGKTGGTSYQVFGDVSYDLAAAANTRVEPFFRAAYVKYNLDGFSEAGGFTGLNIAKDKYDTTYLTAGLRGSILLGSSAWLRGSAGYQRTTGDRSPVSLVTIQGTSTAAAIRGVALDTSAFAGELGVDATVAKNVTLGAGYSGVLGKNTKDNGVKATLTVGF
- a CDS encoding low specificity L-threonine aldolase; translated protein: MNFMSDNAAAACDEVLAAVVAANRATTRAYDGDDWSGRLDGVFGDYFGAPCTVFAVSTGTAANALALAAMTPPYGAVVCHREAHINVDECGAPEFFTGGAKLMLVDGAHGKLTPAGIDAGLASYRGGVHQVQPRVLSLTQATESGTVYTPAEMAALGDYARAKGWRLHVDGARFANAVAYLGCHPGEISAGAGAAALSFGAIKNGGMTAEAIVVFEAGLADDLRFRRKRAGQMPSKGRFQAAQLLAMIETGAAGRNAAAANAGAARIGAAAGARLLAPVEANEVFAALGEHAGALRAQGFDFYDWNDAGSGDVRLVVAWDTPAADIAALTTALAALPASPP
- a CDS encoding NERD domain-containing protein codes for the protein MLLKTADDRRGDLATLENLLSRPALSARQRELIAHEITSIRAGARGEGNVAYHLDFALRDNPNIHVIHDLRIEHGGRVAQIDHVVVSRYRFVYALETKALNASLQCNARGEWTAWYGPRGKGRPVAIASPVEQAKRHAAVLADWFKVQGMNGLEGVTGVVVVSPTTFIGRKSATSDGKVPIVRADLFKRWWENDRDTGSLLRAPFLFAARMSRARLDAVCAELVASHRPHIWDWEGKFGIRQASGGSPAAPPHSPAEAEPRAQSGANLPGKVSTPFGQVTFKRVSEGLFALRHAADPMLAGHVERCVGARGRWQATYGNWLVGGDWIGAVSDELQRPVDPDPGRASLPPSLATPPENNQIRTNRLTKQAQ
- a CDS encoding xanthine dehydrogenase family protein molybdopterin-binding subunit, which gives rise to MKFGVGQSVKRVEDVRLLTGKGRFTDDVQATGMAYAATLRSPYGHARIVGIDTEAAKAVPGVLAVYTHANVAELGVIPCMVPLSGKLTTPHLMLASDRVRFVGDGVAFVVAETREAARLGSDAVVVDYAELPAVASIETAIADGAPKIWDEAPSNDIFAWHVGNAEGAAAALAGSAHVTRLRIVQNRVAPTSMEVRAAVGHFDEAKGYTLEFGGQGVASARTMTAGILQEPVERVRIVTGDVGGGFGMKAFMYPEYFLVLYAAKQLGRTVKWTGDRGDAFQSDTHGRAMVSEGALGFDADGRITGLHVETWSDLGAYQSTFGPAIQTFAGGRIMGGVYRIPVIHNHVHGVVTNTAPVDAYRGAGRPESAYVMERLVEAAARELGLTIDEIRRRNLLTPAELPHDNGLGLTFDIGDFLAVLAKAQRQSDWDGFPTRKAAAARAGKRYGRGMAYYVEIAGGGSTEEFADIRVASDGIVEVAVGTQSNGQGHETAYAQVVAERLGIDSEQVRIVQGDTDRLEVGNGTGGSRSMAWGGAASQLAADEMVARGIALAAADLGGDVDYEAGVFRSRATNRTLSLGELATAHPQGLDGRTSYKPANPAATFPNGCHIAEVEVDPDTGKVRVARYSLVDDFGTLVNPMLVEGQIHGGVAQGLGQAILENVVYDADAQLQTGSFMDYGVPRADDMPDTIGFDTLPTPSPTNPLGVKGCGEAGTIGAMPSVMNAIIDALDGTQVEMPATPEKLWRICRGLELAVAAE
- a CDS encoding DMT family transporter; this translates as MNAEHQPITAGPNKRRVHPATIVQFVLLSLIWGSTWLVIKGQLGVVPPAWSVSYRFLIASVVVVLMCVVLRRPLRMGPAGHALAVAAGSVQFLLNFNLVYAAETYVTSGLVALVFSLIVVPNTLLARVFLGQRIAPLFVVGSVMGIAGVALLVGHDLDVRGADVGIGLALAAGAVLGASVANVIQGSARARALPLEGLIAAAMLYGGLMSAAWAWASSGPPVVELRWTYAAGVTYLAVVASALAFRLYYALIREIGPARAGYVNVIVPVVAMTLSTVFEGFVWTWGAGLGVVLALSGLVVALRSRA